Proteins encoded in a region of the Pirellulaceae bacterium genome:
- the tpiA gene encoding triose-phosphate isomerase: MEPNVRRPFVAGNWKMNMTRQSSIDLAKALASECSADIDVAVCPPSVYLDAVGQVINGSKIELGAQDVYHEASGAYTGEISTDMILDVGCKYVILGHSERRNILGESNAEVNEKLTAALASGLIPIVCVGELLEQREANQTLNVIKEQFDGSFAGIRSEQMKKCVIAYEPVWAIGTGKVATPEQAEEVHADIRRILTEQFDAAIADAVRIQYGGSVKPDNAGELMGQPNIDGALVGGASLKADSFLAIVGASQQTQTA; this comes from the coding sequence ATGGAGCCCAACGTGAGACGCCCCTTTGTCGCTGGCAATTGGAAGATGAACATGACGCGTCAGAGCTCCATCGACTTGGCGAAGGCCTTGGCGTCGGAATGTTCAGCCGACATCGACGTCGCCGTCTGTCCGCCGAGCGTTTATTTAGACGCCGTTGGCCAAGTCATCAATGGCTCAAAAATTGAGCTGGGAGCTCAAGACGTCTACCACGAAGCCTCGGGGGCCTACACGGGCGAGATTAGCACCGACATGATTCTCGACGTCGGCTGCAAGTACGTCATCCTCGGACATAGCGAACGACGAAACATCCTGGGTGAATCAAACGCAGAGGTCAATGAAAAACTGACAGCAGCACTCGCCTCTGGTTTGATTCCAATCGTCTGTGTTGGTGAACTTCTCGAGCAACGAGAGGCAAATCAAACCCTGAATGTGATCAAAGAACAATTCGATGGTTCGTTCGCAGGTATCCGTTCCGAGCAAATGAAGAAGTGCGTCATTGCCTACGAACCTGTTTGGGCGATCGGGACAGGCAAAGTCGCAACGCCTGAACAGGCAGAAGAAGTTCACGCCGACATTCGTCGAATTCTTACCGAACAATTTGATGCCGCAATTGCTGACGCTGTGCGAATTCAATACGGCGGAAGCGTCAAACCTGACAACGCCGGAGAATTAATGGGACAACCCAACATTGATGGTGCGTTAGTCGGTGGCGCCTCACTCAAGGCCGACAGCTTCTTGGCAATCGTTGGCGCATCACAACAAACACAAACCGCGTGA
- the secG gene encoding preprotein translocase subunit SecG: protein MLETMVFASFLQYAFGILLTLTAIFLILLVLVQRGRGGGLAGAFGGMGGQSAFGTKAGDMFTKVTIGASIFWIVLCIASIKFLGSKDAGAFDDGTMPTQQSAPDRSKPIDDGRSGSNTPPADSTAPADSAAPADSKATTPTPPAESN, encoded by the coding sequence ATGCTTGAGACCATGGTCTTCGCAAGTTTTTTGCAATACGCATTTGGCATCCTGCTAACCCTCACGGCCATCTTTCTGATCCTGCTTGTATTGGTGCAACGTGGTCGGGGTGGCGGCTTGGCTGGTGCCTTTGGCGGCATGGGCGGGCAAAGTGCCTTCGGCACCAAAGCTGGCGATATGTTTACCAAAGTGACGATCGGAGCTTCAATTTTCTGGATTGTGCTTTGCATCGCCTCCATCAAGTTCCTTGGATCCAAAGATGCTGGAGCCTTTGACGACGGGACAATGCCAACCCAACAAAGTGCACCCGATCGATCGAAACCTATCGATGACGGCAGGTCGGGCAGCAACACGCCACCCGCTGATTCCACCGCGCCCGCTGATTCGGCCGCACCCGCTGATTCCAAGGCGACGACTCCGACTCCGCCGGCCGAATCCAACTAG
- a CDS encoding YicC family protein has protein sequence MLLSMTGFGESQLEVDGLRIRAELRSVNSRHLKLSCRLPDGYAGLEPRIDSLIRSEIRRGTIQLSLQIDLAAKADDYEINRAVLVSYHEQLNHIAGELELPLDLQLERLVLLPGVIQEKRESSENLDELWSTIAQAISQAMKQLNQMRGEEGHAMEQDLRENCRIVGNELKSIRARAPEVVKAYQARLTERISGLLEDHNVQAEPADVVREVGVFSDRVDISEETVRLESHLQQFDKIMTDSESSGRKLDFVIQEMFRETNTIGSKANDATIARHVVEIKTSIERLREMIQNVE, from the coding sequence GTGTTGTTAAGTATGACTGGGTTTGGCGAGTCTCAGCTTGAAGTCGATGGCTTGCGAATTCGAGCCGAGCTTCGTTCTGTCAATAGTCGCCATCTCAAGCTTTCTTGCCGACTCCCCGATGGATACGCAGGTCTTGAACCTCGGATTGACTCCTTGATCCGAAGTGAGATTCGCCGTGGAACGATTCAATTGTCGTTGCAGATCGATCTGGCAGCAAAAGCCGATGACTACGAAATCAATCGGGCGGTACTGGTGTCTTACCATGAGCAGCTAAACCACATCGCGGGTGAGTTAGAACTCCCTTTGGACTTGCAACTTGAACGGCTTGTTCTCTTGCCGGGAGTGATCCAGGAAAAACGAGAGTCTTCCGAGAATCTCGACGAGCTCTGGTCGACCATCGCGCAGGCTATTTCACAGGCCATGAAACAGCTTAATCAGATGCGGGGGGAGGAAGGCCATGCGATGGAACAGGATTTACGTGAAAACTGCCGCATCGTCGGCAACGAATTAAAGAGCATTCGAGCCCGAGCTCCCGAAGTCGTAAAGGCTTATCAGGCCCGATTGACGGAGCGAATCAGCGGATTATTAGAAGATCATAACGTTCAGGCTGAGCCTGCCGACGTAGTGCGCGAGGTGGGAGTATTTTCCGACCGCGTCGACATTTCAGAGGAAACGGTCCGGCTGGAAAGTCATCTGCAACAGTTCGACAAGATCATGACAGACAGCGAATCTTCCGGTCGCAAACTAGATTTTGTGATTCAAGAAATGTTCCGAGAAACGAATACGATTGGCTCCAAAGCCAACGATGCCACGATCGCCCGACATGTCGTGGAGATTAAAACAAGCATCGAACGTCTTCGGGAGATGATTCAAAACGTTGAATAG